The following is a genomic window from Neurospora crassa OR74A linkage group III, whole genome shotgun sequence.
TTCTTCAAAGTATTCTTGTCCTGGCTGGGACGTGCCGGCGGTGCAATATAGCGGTTCGAAAAGGGACTGCGGCCGAACTATAAGTGGATCTTTCGTCGTGAGGCAGTATTGGTGAAAGTCAGAGCAATTGCCATAGTTGCAGGCAAAGGAACAAAGCCCCGAGACACTCTCGTCTAAGTCTCCCCTGGGGTATCCTTGGACGCCTGTGGCCTTGGGTAGAGTAGGGGGCTTGCCCAGCCGTGTGCACACACAGGCAGTATTGGGGCAGTATCCCAATGAGCAGGTAAATTCGCAGAGATCTTTGACAACATGCATGCCGGTTCCGTTGACACAGACAGCCTGACTGATATCTGCCACTTGACCCTCGATGGGCGAAGGGGCTATCGCACCCACCACATAGGCATTGTAATTTGTGAATCCGTTCCAAAGATGGCATTCATCATGAATTTGGGCACCGTAGATAGTCAGGACCGGGTCACCGGATGTGCCATAGATGATGATCTTGACTGGGCCGCCACTGGCAATCTCGCACTCACCGAGATACATGCCGGCCCCGTCGCCGTCGGGACCCTGGTAGACCGTACCAGCCCTGATCGTACCGCCAACGTTGCAGGTGACCACTTCTGGCGGGCCTTTCAGCAGGGCAATGAAATGTATCTTGTGGTCCAGTACCTCTTCAGGTTCGAATTCGACCTGCAGTTGGGAGGCGGTATTGGCGACTGTTCCGTTGTGGTCACAATTCGCCGGATCAACCAACATGTACCAGGCCACGGCTTGCTCATGATCAAGCCTGGACACATTGTTCTTGTACATGTCGATTACAAACGGTAGGATATCACGCCAGGCGTCGTGAGGCAGCGATCCGTAGTTGTATGGAGCCCTGCCAATGTCGAAAGCTGCCATGGCGTGTTCTCTAACCGGAGCGATGTAGTGAGACTCCCCGTAATCGTTCCAGGAAATGATCTGAACGAACTCTGGCTGCCACCACTGCGCCTGGATCCAACGGTCACCCCACGCTCGGTCACCGCGCCAGAGCCAATTCTTGTTGTACCCAGGTAGATTGGTGTAGAACCAGGGTGAAATCGGCATCATGTACGGCTTTCCGTTCAGATATTGGGCGTACGAGGCATCCGTGTACGTGTACATGTCCCAGTCTCCCCAGGCCCATGCCGCCCAAGAGAAGAGCCCGTCAGCGACCCCGTCTCCTGCAGCCATTGCTTTCATGGCCCCCAAAGAAGACCAGTCAGGCATGAAGAAGCAGGATGTCTGGCTCTTGATGTCGATCCAATCAGTGGCATGTTCGGGACCTTCAAAAGTCGACACAAAAGGCTTGCCGTGGTGATGATAGTAGGCGCTGCTCGAAGCATAGGTCGTAATGTACTTGATCACCGTTTCCTTGGGCCAGAACCCGTTGCCGGCGTAGTCAAATGAGAAGAAAAGTTGCATGCCCACGCTTGCGGCGGCGGAAAATGCGGCTGGGAGTGACTGCTCGTTGACCGGGTCACCATGGGCCATGTTCAAAGCAAAGGCGTCGATGTGTGCCTTCTTGGCTAGAAGCATGTCCTCTTGCCAGTCACTCGTTGTGTAGTTCTCCGTATTGCCAACCTTCAAAGAGCCAAGTTAGAATCACAACCTCAATCTGTAGATGTATACCTCTATTGATCTGGAGTGCACCAGTTGGGATGGGACCAAATTCATACCATGAAGTGGGCAAATACAGCTTTTGCCGTGACCTGAGTCACAATGGTGGCAGCAGCCACCGCCAGAGTTAACCACCGCATTGCGTCGCAAGCTTGCTGGTGATTACCTCTAGAGTTCGTTGACCTAGAGGCACATACACGCTAGGTAGATAaaggtgtaggtaggtaggtagagagagggtagaggtagcgcAAGGTACctaaggagagagagaaattgAATGAAAGACGAGTGAATCCCTGAGCGGGTGTCTGCAGCAACCTTGGTACATGTAGTTGTCTCTTCCTGTTACTCTAGTTCgacttattactaatttcttgCTCGACATACGCAACGCGAGGCCCAGTCCATCTGTGGATACATGACCTCTATGTTCCGGATGTCAAGAACGAAAACTAAGGTTgcactacctaggtacctcgaCTTCCAGCTGTCCGAGGCAATTGATGGAAGAACATAACGGATGATCGGATCCACGGAAGCACTAAGCGTCAACATTGAAGTGGAAGTTTCCGGAGGCCCGAAGTCCAGGTTAGAGGTCTCGACTCTCAATATTGGTTTTGTCTACAACCTTGAACCTCAACTGACCTCTAGGTGCAAGTCAAGTCACCAACAGCATGCCTCTAGGcttagataggtaggtagatacctacctctaggtagaggGGCTTTCAAAGTCTTTGAAATGCGGGCTTCGTCACATTCACGCCGAAGTCAAGGTCTAGGTGCTATTAGATCTTTACAATGTAGTATATGCAGGCTCGTCAAACCGATATACACTGGCCAGCTTCCAAAATGCGTTGAGGAGCAATACTGTGTTCTTCCTCTGTTGCCAAAATCCCACCGATGGAACATCTCCAGTCTGGTCCAGTCCTGAGGTATCTTCCTTCATCCTGGAGGTGCTTTGCATTCCACACGTTCCATGTCTTGTCACATTGATGCTACCTGACCCGTggtaataaaaaaaatggaaaaagaaaaaaaaagccgaAAAAAGACACAACCAAGGTAttcataggtaggtacctggcAGATTTTCATGTTTGGTGCCAAACAAGTACAaacaggtagaggtaggtacacctagaggtacctagaggtatatcTCTACTTTGGTTATTTGAAAGGTTCCCGGTGGTACGGTTTGTACCAGgtagaagtagaggtagtattgGATTGCATGCCTGCACGTATGTGCCTCTACGCTAGGTTACGTCGAGGTAGGGTAGAACAACAAGCGCCAATATCCACGACCCACCAAATAGCCGAGACGGGAGATTTAAGCCTACCTAGCGTGCTCTCTTTGCTGAACGAGAAACTCACCTAGACTTAACGATacaactacctctatggtaCATGTACTTCTGAACACTGATCGGATGATTGAAGCCGAACATGCGCAAGGCGACCGAGTGAATCCCACCAGAGTGTGGACTGGAGTCACACCAGGATGGAGATATCACATGTGGACATTACCAACCTCTACCCGAAGTTGACATGGGGTTGAATCTTGCACTATCATGTCGAGACTGCTCGGACGCTTGAAGGCTGAGGTGCCTGTTGATCCTTGTAATCCTGGCGACTCCTCGCTAACCttagaggtagtaggtaggtaccttacatacctacctgtacCCAAGCATTACCACGGTCAACCTGCATgggggtacctctaggcaaaGATAGGTGGGTAGACTAGGTTGGATGAGAGATGAAGATTAGACGTCTTGTTGTGATGCACGATGACTGGGCATTctcgtagaggtaggtattttCAAAGAAGAATGTTTTAAGCAAGCTCTTTCCCCTTCAATTCGTCATGCTTAAGGCCAGGAAATACTTACCTTCTACCTACATCCTCGGATGATTCATTCTTTGGTCGTATCAGTTCTCATCTCCCCTCGCCATCTCACACACAACTCTCCACGTCCAGACCACCGCCAGGCCAGGCCACACCATCACAATGCTGGCACGCTCAGCATGGACCTGGATCATCCTCTTTACAGGATGGGCTAGCATTGTCGCAAGCAAGAGCCCTGCAGCCGTCTACGAAATGATCTTCTCCTACCACATTTACAACATTGCCTGGCAGTATCGGGGTGCAGACCAGGAGTACATCTACCGTCTCCTCGACCCTGTAAAAGACGACGAGCTATTCAACATGTCTTATAGGAAAAAAGGGCATCGAGGAAGCCTAGCCCATGGCCAGATGGACTGGAAAGAGTTTTGCCTAGCTTGGTTCAAAGACGACACGTTGGGCCCTGAACATATCCCAGAGCTGGATCCGCAAGATCTCAGGAAAACGGCCGCTGAGCTGAAGAAGGTCCGCGATCTGGAAATGGTGAAGACAAAATTAGCAGCAGGCAAGAAGCAAGATGTCGCGTATCACGAACTGCTCCGAAGTTGGAGAAAAATGATCGAAGAAGCTCAAGCACATCTGTAAGTGAACATGGCCCATGCATCCAATATAGCGGACACAGGTTTGGTTCTGCTGACACTTTGGTTATAGTGGTGACTC
Proteins encoded in this region:
- a CDS encoding alpha-1,3-glucanase/mutanase — its product is MRWLTLAVAAATIVTQVTAKAVFAHFMVGNTENYTTSDWQEDMLLAKKAHIDAFALNMAHGDPVNEQSLPAAFSAAASVGMQLFFSFDYAGNGFWPKETVIKYITTYASSSAYYHHHGKPFVSTFEGPEHATDWIDIKSQTSCFFMPDWSSLGAMKAMAAGDGVADGLFSWAAWAWGDWDMYTYTDASYAQYLNGKPYMMPISPWFYTNLPGYNKNWLWRGDRAWGDRWIQAQWWQPEFVQIISWNDYGESHYIAPVREHAMAAFDIGRAPYNYGSLPHDAWRDILPFVIDMYKNNVSRLDHEQAVAWYMLVDPANCDHNGTVANTASQLQVEFEPEEVLDHKIHFIALLKGPPEVVTCNVGGTIRAGTVYQGPDGDGAGMYLGECEIASGGPVKIIIYGTSGDPVLTIYGAQIHDECHLWNGFTNYNAYVVGAIAPSPIEGQVADISQAVCVNGTGMHVVKDLCEFTCSLGYCPNTACVCTRLGKPPTLPKATGVQGYPRGDLDESVSGLCSFACNYGNCSDFHQYCLTTKDPLIVRPQSLFEPLYCTAGTSQPGQEYFEELCDFTCRHGYCPLRVCICSIGWGFANILDPNTTSMANMKPLPSLLDYGLCSFACQRGYCPGDVCFEDGVFDYSGYGEFYDPIEDLYMDMEPIEELSCDPSEAPQTLDDLVNAADTQSIPSFCWNQWALNILIGTLLGLKDEYEQSTKGYDHLFDTYQDWIKKSVSPQLRTFASPGSRYSPGLKYFDCVLTYEGHKHEKKACEHVGLDILPSDDWDVTFTLRNETGFYAEVLDKLGIAKEWITFGDVKLPRACKDFGGDDGAHVGGQGKNSGCRPARQTLTNFPIAIDTKDISVPNPKVVLEAALANMTALVDSLVVAFSLVATGTNEVDSGDIVTAASMPIFMLQQAIDNMNEIKKMGAHIIEENKKKLILLILGIVLMVIPVIGEAGGALFGGIAMVSRIVALIDIAGNVGLTAYDIVEDPASAPFAIMGMLVGFAGGGRSEKSLAEAGKARKAMPPSSVAKLGDIFVENDRKVQKIINACRSKR